Proteins found in one Aspergillus chevalieri M1 DNA, chromosome 2, nearly complete sequence genomic segment:
- a CDS encoding LysM peptidoglycan-binding domain-containing protein (COG:S;~EggNog:ENOG410PKHR;~InterPro:IPR018392,IPR036779;~PFAM:PF01476;~SECRETED:SignalP(1-22)) has translation MGPTSTLAVLAILASRTALTAAQMQLYTPEEFTSLSSECATALSGNLSCSFIETGDTMYKLTVNLTSDILDSMCTDECKTSIASYRKAVQKACASDEYDDRGNSTSYVGSSGVYNPIVLPDFYFTNYDQRCLKDSQGNYCYLHLKSTDSQDECDECGLQMFQAEISNGYFYNDDLAEQFSSLTSNCGVSTLSVPTATSVVLSSAIAIPTTTVCSERSATIQPGDTCDTFAAANNVSTWKVLIENGLESGCANFPSNGTLCVSGNCQTHSASLNDTCMSLSSQYNITITQLRTWNPVLNPLCSNFDTLVGHEICVSYPGNATSEVNTYAMSPIGATATTAAPIPTNVVAGTNVYCGKYYSTHDNDYCQAIAMAQGINLDDFLFLNPELNKNCSNLYLNYSYCIQPVGNIETYSGYSTATATGSVTAISRYTGQITGTPTAWDDLPDATDITSWTPIAIPTTAHLANGTRLDCEEYEDNTYGSIPCNWLASGASTLDFANWNPSVEFYNCMLTNNTRYCTLLGDGYDLGQVTVNETKPYADTPSNAAPNATTACYSWYDTGNGTACNTILAYADITIDAFYAWNPSVGSRCSNLWLNTSYCIEGTGYDDSRYISSSSSTPAATATSTSALTCVSATVTAPGETQTGIPCDCNKYFLHNTDGVYCQDIATENGITLDELYKWNPALNGDCSGLWLNYAYCVGVASSTTVPTTVSATTTISASSMTTTSAASSCATVTAPGPTQTGIPCTCNKYLMQADGVYCYDMAAEEGITLNQLYEWNPALDGDCSGLWPGYAYCVGVL, from the exons ATGGGACCAACATCTACGCTCGCCGTTTTGGCCATCCTGGCCTCGAGGACAGCGCTCACGGCTGCGCAGATGCAGCTTTATACTCCTGAAGAGTTTACATCGCTATCTTCAGAATGTGCCACCGCTTTATCAGGGAACTTGTCATGCTCGTTCATCGAGACTGGTGATACCATGTACAAGTTGACGGTCAATCTGACAAGCGACATTTTGGATTCCATGTGTACGGACGAGTGCAAGACCTCCATTGCCAGCTATCGAAAGGCCGTTCAAAAGGCATGCGCCAGCGATGAATACGATGACCGGGGGAACTCGACCAGTTATGTCGGTAGCTCTGGAGTCTACAATCCTATTGTGCTACCGGACTTCTATTTCACCAATTATGACCAGCGGTGCTTGAAGGACAGTCAAGGAAATTACTGCTACCTGCACCTGAAGTCCACTGATAGTCAAGATGAGTGCGATGAATGTGGTCTGCAAATGTTCCAGGCGGAGATAAGCAACGGCTATTTCTATAACGATGACCTGGCAGAGCAATTCAGCTCCTTGACTTCAAACTGTGGGGTTTCGACTTTGAGTGTTCCGACTGCCACTTCAGTTGTTCTAAG TTCAGCAATTGCCATCCCGACTACAACTGTCTGCAGTGAGCGAAGTGCTACGATTCAGCCAGGAGACACCTGCGATACGTTTGCTGCTGCAAACAATGTCAGCACATGGAAAGTATTGATTGAGAATGGCCTCGAGAGTGGCTGCGCAAACTTCCCTAGCAATGGAACTCTCTGTGTGAGTGGAAATTGTCAGACACATTCGGCATCCCTGAACGATACATGCATGAGCCTTTCCTCACAGTATAACATCACGATCACCCAGCTCCGCACCTGGAACCCGGTGTTGAACCCACTATGCAGCAACTTTGACACTCTTGTTGGCCACGAGATTTGTGTCAGCTATCCTGGAAATGCAACATCAGAAGTCAACACTTATGCTATGAGTCCCATCGGAGCGACGGCTaccactgctgctcccaTCCCAACTAATGTAGTTGCGGGAACGAATGTCTACTGTGGAAAATACTATTCAACCCATG ATAATGATTACTGCCAAGCCATCGCGATGGCCCAAGGAATCAACCTTGATgatttcctctttctcaacCCCGAGTTGAACAAGAACTGTAGCAACCTTTACCTCAACTATAGCTACT GTATACAGCCAGTAGGAAATATTGAAACATATTCCGGGTATTCAACTGCTACAGCTACTGGCTCCGTAACCGCGATCTCCCGTTATACCGGACAGATCACAGGAACACCCACTGCATGGGATGATCTGCCTGATGCCACGGACATCACGTCCTGGACACCAATTGCCATTCCCACCACCGCACACTTGGCAAATGGCACCCGACTGGATTGCGAGGAGTATGAAGACAACACTTACGGATCAATCCCGTGCAACTGGCTTGCCAGTGGCGCATCCACTTTGGATTTTGCCAACTGGAACCCATCTGTGGAATTTTACAACTGCATGCTGACCAATAACACTCGGTACTGTACTTTGCTTGGAGATGGTTATGATCTCGGTCAGGTTACAGTCAATGAAACGAAGCCTTATGCAGACACTCCATCCAATGCGGCTCCCAACGCTACCACAGCCTGCTATTCGTGGTACGACACAGGAAACG GAACTGCATGCAATACTATTCTTGCGTACGCGGACATCACTATCGACGCATTCTACGCTTGGAAT CCAAGTGTCGGGAGCCGCTGTTCAAATCTCTGGCTTAATACGTCTTACTGCATTGAAGGTACGGGATATGATGACTCTCGGTACATCAGCAGTTCCTCTTCGACACCCGCAGCTACTGCTACATCAACCTCCGCTTTGACTTGTGTCAGTGCCACGGTTACTGCACCTGGTGAAACCCAGACTGGTATTCCTTGCGACTGTAACAAATATTTCCTGCACAACACAGATG GGGTCTATTGCCAAGATATTGCGACTGAAAATGGAATCACTTTGGATGAACTTTATAAATGGAATCCAGCTCTCAACGGCGATTGCAGTGGTCTATGGCTGAACTATGCGTACTGCGTCGGTGTAGCATCTTCTACAACAGTCCCGACCACGGTATCTGCGACCACAACAATCTCGGCTTCCAGCATGACCACCACATCTGCTGCCTCGTCTTGCGCAACTGTGACAGCCCCAGGTCCAACCCAAACTGGAATCCCCTGTACTTGTAACAAGTACTTGATGCAGGCTGACG GTGTTTACTGCTATGATATGGCTGCGGAAGAAGGCATCACGCTGAATCAATTGTATGAATGGAACCCAGCTTTGGATGGCGACTGTAGTGGACTGTGGCCCGGGTATGCATACTGTGTTGGCGTGTTGTAA
- a CDS encoding uncharacterized protein (COG:G;~EggNog:ENOG410PGUZ;~InterPro:IPR017853,IPR013780) has translation MTGTLFLYQGQEIGRVSAPPSYPVEEYKCIRSINHYNKVWQHTGGDPVALNQALHALQKVARDHARVPMQWEDSANAGFCAASVTPWMRVLDAYREINVTSQLGRKGSVLELWKAVIRFRKQYKDLAIYGQFQAIEQHEDLLIFLKEAAGGRTSLTVANLSDQPREWAFPQSFPGLKPSNLALSTSDPKGFHQSTLAAFEGRVYVSDNGG, from the coding sequence ATGACCGGTACCCTCTTCCTATACCAGGGCCAGGAGATCGGTAGGGTCAGTGCGCCGCCTTCCTACCCCGTAGAAGAATACAAGTGTATTCGCTCTATCAACCATTACAACAAAGTTTGGCAGCATACGGGTGGTGACCCCGTGGCGTTAAACCAAGCATTACACGCGCTGCAAAAGGTAGCTCGTGACCATGCTCGAGTGCCGATGCAATGGGAAGACTCCGCCAATGCAGGTTTCTGTGCTGCCTCCGTGACCCCGTGGATGCGCGTGCTAGATGCCTATCGGGAAATCAATGTTACCAGCCAATTGGGTAGAAAAGGAAGTGTCCTTGAGCTTTGGAAGGCCGTGATCCGATTCAGAAAGCAGTACAAAGATCTAGCCATTTATGGACAATTCCAGGCGATTGAACAACATGAAGATTTGCTGATCTTCCTCAAAGAGGCTGCGGGTGGTAGAACCTCGTTAACGGTCGCAAACCTCAGCGACCAGCCACGAGAGTGGGCGTTTCCCCAGTCGTTCCCGGGGCTGAAGCCGTCTAATCTTGCACTGAGTACTTCTGATCCAAAAGGGTTTCATCAGTCCACACTGGCCGCGTTTGAGGGGAGGGTTTATGTTTCAGACAACGGCGGCTAA